In Sinorhizobium fredii, one DNA window encodes the following:
- a CDS encoding tripartite tricarboxylate transporter permease, whose product MESFLLGLEHVATWQVLLALVAGALCGIVVGAIPGLEPAGAMAILLPFTLQMDPLPGVTILLGAYGGAWYGGAIPAILIRVPGTPVNVLTTYDGYPMARKGMAHRALSIAYSSSFVGGIVSVLALVLLAPYLATVAERFGAPEYAMISVLALVSVLLAHQNHVVAALMSLGFGMFLGSVGFESPFNTQRYTFDQQWLLGGVPMVPVVIGLFAMSQAFVLLKTPSYPDLASDYQSGNRFRGLLEVFKYPRTVIRSSGLGVFLGLLPGIGEFGAQFLSYSLARRFSKKPEEFGKGSAEGLVASETSISACTSTVLVPLLSLGIPADPLMAMLLAVFMIHNIVPGPQLFSQHPDFISGLYISLFILNLAILGILLFATKYIVRLSGISPRMIGATILVLAMIGSYTQNYRLTDALITVVFAVVGRFMLRNGIPAFPLVIGLVLGPMLEVRLKQSLSLSKGDPMIFIERPIAAVLLALAVGAVGFFAIARSKGASLPVAKDHNQKA is encoded by the coding sequence ATTGAGAGCTTTCTCCTTGGACTAGAACATGTCGCGACCTGGCAGGTTCTGCTGGCGCTCGTCGCAGGCGCGCTGTGCGGGATAGTCGTGGGTGCCATTCCGGGATTGGAACCGGCTGGAGCGATGGCGATCCTCCTTCCATTCACCCTGCAAATGGATCCGCTGCCGGGTGTGACGATCCTGCTCGGGGCCTACGGCGGCGCTTGGTATGGCGGAGCGATACCCGCGATCCTCATCCGCGTACCTGGTACGCCGGTGAACGTTCTCACAACTTATGACGGCTATCCGATGGCGCGAAAAGGAATGGCGCATCGTGCTCTGTCGATCGCGTATTCGTCCTCCTTTGTAGGAGGGATTGTAAGCGTGCTCGCGCTGGTTCTGCTAGCTCCCTACCTCGCCACCGTCGCGGAAAGATTCGGCGCTCCTGAATATGCGATGATCTCCGTGCTCGCGCTCGTCTCCGTCCTGCTGGCCCACCAAAATCATGTGGTCGCCGCACTCATGTCGCTGGGCTTCGGAATGTTCCTCGGATCGGTAGGTTTCGAGTCACCGTTCAACACGCAGAGGTACACGTTCGATCAACAGTGGCTTCTCGGCGGCGTTCCAATGGTGCCTGTCGTAATAGGCCTCTTCGCCATGTCGCAGGCATTCGTACTGCTCAAAACGCCGAGCTATCCTGACCTCGCGTCGGACTACCAAAGCGGGAATCGCTTCCGCGGGCTATTGGAGGTGTTCAAGTATCCGAGAACAGTGATCCGTTCTTCCGGCCTGGGCGTATTCCTCGGCCTCCTTCCGGGTATTGGAGAATTCGGCGCGCAATTCCTCTCCTATTCCCTGGCACGTCGCTTCTCTAAGAAGCCGGAAGAGTTCGGAAAGGGTTCAGCGGAAGGCCTCGTCGCTTCGGAGACTTCCATCAGCGCCTGTACTTCTACGGTCCTTGTTCCACTGCTCTCGCTCGGCATACCCGCCGACCCCCTGATGGCGATGCTGCTCGCCGTTTTCATGATCCACAACATCGTGCCGGGACCGCAGCTATTTTCCCAGCACCCGGACTTCATCTCCGGCCTCTATATCTCGCTGTTCATCCTCAATCTGGCGATTCTCGGCATACTGCTCTTCGCGACGAAATACATCGTCAGGCTTTCTGGTATCAGCCCTCGCATGATCGGAGCGACCATTCTCGTTCTGGCGATGATCGGCTCCTATACGCAGAACTATCGCCTCACCGACGCACTGATAACAGTCGTCTTTGCAGTGGTTGGGCGCTTCATGCTCCGAAACGGGATTCCCGCTTTTCCTTTGGTGATTGGCTTGGTGTTGGGGCCGATGCTGGAGGTTCGTCTCAAACAGTCACTCAGTCTTTCGAAGGGCGATCCGATGATTTTCATCGAGCGTCCGATCGCTGCCGTGCTGCTGGCGCTCGCCGTAGGAGCTGTAGGCTTCTTCGCCATCGCCCGGTCAAAGGGCGCCAGCTTGCCAGTCGCGAAAGACCATAATCAGAAGGCTTAG
- a CDS encoding aldehyde dehydrogenase — protein MKQEQIDKLRGVPVPEQALFIAGGRRPAIRGGSREVVSPLDGAALTRLAEGEAADVDIAVSAARAAFDKGGWSKASPGERKKVMHRIADLIEGNALEIAVLGVRDNGTEISMALKAEPGSAANTFRYYAELADKIYGEIAPTPDSVLGLVHHEPVGVVGVIVPWNFPLMIGAWKIAPALAAGNSVVVKPAEVASLSLLRLAELCSEAGLPDGVLNVVTGQGSVVGEAIGLHPDIDVLAFTGSGGVGRRLLEYSARSNLKRVYLELGGKSPNIVFADAPDLDQAAKTAAYGIFRNSGQVCVAGSRLLVERSIHKEFSEKVSAIAGTIKVGDPLDLTTEAGAIASEDQLKKNLEHVARAQAQGAELRAGGNRILQATGGYFMSPTVFDGVTLEMTLFREEVFGPVLAITPFEDEADAIRIANSTAYGLASGVWTANLSRAHRMVRAIRAGVVHVNTYGGSDITVPLGGVGQSGNGHDKSPHALDKYLNLKTAWVQL, from the coding sequence ATGAAGCAGGAACAGATCGACAAACTCCGGGGCGTTCCCGTTCCGGAGCAGGCCCTCTTCATTGCCGGTGGCCGCCGCCCCGCTATCAGAGGCGGCAGCCGGGAAGTCGTCTCGCCGCTCGATGGGGCGGCTCTGACGAGGCTGGCCGAGGGCGAAGCCGCCGATGTCGATATTGCGGTCTCGGCTGCACGTGCGGCGTTCGACAAGGGAGGCTGGTCGAAAGCCTCTCCGGGGGAACGCAAGAAGGTCATGCACCGGATCGCGGACCTCATCGAGGGGAACGCGCTCGAAATTGCGGTGCTCGGAGTACGTGACAACGGCACGGAAATCTCCATGGCCTTGAAGGCCGAGCCAGGGAGTGCTGCGAACACCTTTCGCTACTACGCGGAACTCGCCGACAAGATCTATGGAGAGATCGCCCCGACGCCGGATTCGGTGCTCGGCCTCGTCCACCACGAACCGGTGGGTGTTGTGGGCGTCATCGTGCCCTGGAACTTTCCGCTGATGATCGGAGCGTGGAAGATCGCCCCAGCGCTCGCCGCCGGAAACTCTGTGGTGGTCAAGCCGGCGGAGGTTGCATCGCTCTCCTTGCTCCGCCTCGCCGAGCTTTGTTCCGAAGCCGGGCTTCCCGACGGTGTGCTGAACGTAGTCACCGGCCAAGGGTCGGTGGTGGGTGAGGCAATCGGTCTTCACCCCGATATCGATGTGCTCGCGTTCACTGGATCAGGCGGCGTCGGTAGGCGGCTGCTGGAATATTCCGCGCGGTCGAACCTGAAACGGGTCTACCTCGAACTTGGCGGTAAGTCGCCCAACATCGTGTTCGCCGACGCGCCGGACCTGGATCAGGCGGCCAAGACCGCCGCTTACGGCATTTTCCGGAATTCTGGCCAGGTGTGCGTCGCCGGGTCACGACTGCTCGTTGAAAGATCGATACACAAGGAGTTCTCTGAAAAGGTCTCCGCGATTGCTGGCACAATAAAGGTCGGCGATCCGTTGGACTTGACGACCGAAGCGGGGGCCATCGCCAGCGAGGACCAGCTCAAGAAAAACCTGGAGCATGTCGCCCGCGCTCAGGCGCAAGGGGCAGAGCTCAGGGCCGGCGGAAATCGAATCCTTCAGGCGACCGGCGGCTATTTCATGTCTCCGACGGTGTTCGACGGCGTCACACTGGAAATGACCCTGTTCCGGGAGGAGGTGTTCGGACCTGTCCTCGCTATCACGCCCTTTGAAGACGAGGCGGACGCGATACGGATCGCGAACTCGACCGCATATGGACTCGCCTCCGGCGTCTGGACGGCGAACCTTTCGCGCGCGCATCGGATGGTGCGAGCGATCCGGGCAGGAGTAGTTCACGTCAACACTTACGGCGGGTCCGACATCACCGTCCCGCTCGGCGGCGTGGGGCAGTCAGGTAACGGCCACGACAAGTCGCCGCACGCGCTGGACAAATATCTCAATCTCAAGACAGCATGGGTTCAACTTTGA
- a CDS encoding FAD-dependent oxidoreductase, with translation MSDITRQKALPEKAPVVVIGGGIIGVSTLYHLARRGVSGAVLLERKQLASGTTWHAAGIVGQLRESSAQTNLSKYTARLFTELEAETGQATGYKQNGTMHLALSGIRLEQLQRNHDHARRMEIESHMLSVDALKEQWPLINYEGVLGGFFVPSNGQVNPLDVTQAMAKGAKQKGALVFENTSATRILTKNGRVIGVETDQGVIATEKVLLAGGMWTSRFAKAHGVTVPLHAAEHFYIVTQPVADLPRTLPCLVVGEERTYWKEDAGKLLIGGFEARGKAWAREGIPDSFEFDELPFDMEHNEPILETIFARMPALAEMGIKTFFNGPESFTPDGRPYLGPAPEKRGLFIAAGMNSNGILNSGGVGLTMAEWLVDGYPSRSMNSMLACRAHPFQSNSAYNGDRVGESVGFHYGIHWPGRQIETARGIRRVPMHDRLASAGAVFAERIGWEVPMYFDPAGAGWPTKPSLGWQEWSPIVADECIAARDDAVLLDQSMYGKILVQGPDTAKALNMVCGAQMDVPTGTSVYTQFLNPRGGIEADVTVTRFAEDRFLIVTGHPSQIRDRAWLEAHADPSWRFEVFDATSSYSLLTVHGPKARAVIGSITTDDVSNEAFPFGAARELDLAYARAWVIRRSFLGELGYELLIPTEFTAGVYEALLVAGKPHNLRHIGMFAMNSCRLEKAFRHFGHDIGEDDTPFETGLGFAVDLSKEQFLGREVLEAQKAQGPATKFRTVCVSVESASALEGPYLIHNEPVWRDGELVGHVTSGGWGFRLERMVGLASLHRADGVTKAWLDEGGFEVQIAGEMCPLTVQLQPFYDPKGERMRA, from the coding sequence ATGAGCGACATCACACGACAGAAAGCACTTCCGGAAAAGGCGCCGGTAGTCGTCATTGGCGGCGGAATCATCGGGGTCTCGACCCTCTACCACCTCGCAAGACGTGGCGTCAGCGGTGCTGTGCTGCTGGAGCGGAAGCAACTTGCCAGCGGCACTACCTGGCATGCTGCCGGCATTGTTGGACAACTCAGGGAGTCGAGCGCCCAGACCAACCTCTCCAAGTATACGGCGCGCCTGTTCACCGAGCTCGAGGCGGAAACCGGGCAGGCGACCGGCTATAAGCAGAACGGAACCATGCATCTGGCGCTTTCCGGCATCCGGCTGGAGCAGCTTCAACGCAATCACGACCACGCCCGCCGGATGGAGATCGAGAGCCACATGCTGTCTGTCGATGCTCTGAAGGAGCAGTGGCCGCTCATAAACTATGAGGGCGTGCTCGGCGGCTTCTTCGTTCCATCTAACGGACAAGTCAATCCGCTGGATGTCACGCAAGCCATGGCAAAGGGTGCGAAGCAGAAGGGCGCCCTGGTGTTCGAGAACACTTCGGCAACCAGGATACTGACGAAAAACGGCCGGGTGATCGGCGTCGAAACCGATCAAGGTGTCATCGCCACTGAAAAGGTCCTGCTTGCGGGCGGAATGTGGACAAGCCGCTTTGCGAAGGCACATGGCGTGACCGTGCCTCTTCATGCTGCGGAACATTTTTATATCGTCACTCAACCGGTCGCTGACCTACCGCGCACGTTACCCTGCCTTGTCGTCGGCGAAGAACGGACATACTGGAAGGAAGACGCGGGAAAACTGCTGATCGGTGGCTTTGAAGCACGTGGCAAAGCCTGGGCCAGAGAGGGCATTCCCGACAGTTTCGAGTTCGACGAACTTCCATTCGACATGGAACACAACGAACCGATACTCGAAACCATCTTCGCGCGCATGCCGGCACTTGCCGAGATGGGCATCAAGACGTTTTTCAATGGCCCAGAGAGTTTCACGCCGGACGGACGGCCTTATCTCGGACCCGCTCCCGAAAAGCGAGGGCTATTCATTGCGGCCGGCATGAATTCCAACGGCATCCTGAATTCGGGTGGCGTTGGACTGACAATGGCGGAATGGCTGGTCGATGGTTACCCGAGCCGCAGCATGAACTCGATGCTGGCTTGTCGCGCTCATCCCTTCCAGTCCAACTCCGCATACAACGGAGATAGGGTCGGCGAGTCCGTCGGTTTCCACTACGGCATCCATTGGCCCGGCCGTCAGATCGAGACAGCGCGAGGCATCCGCAGGGTTCCTATGCACGACCGACTTGCATCGGCCGGTGCGGTATTCGCCGAGCGCATCGGGTGGGAAGTGCCAATGTACTTCGATCCCGCCGGCGCCGGATGGCCGACGAAGCCCTCGCTGGGATGGCAGGAATGGTCCCCGATAGTAGCCGACGAATGCATTGCGGCCCGCGACGACGCGGTCCTGCTCGATCAGTCGATGTACGGCAAGATTCTCGTGCAGGGACCCGACACCGCCAAAGCGCTAAACATGGTCTGCGGCGCGCAGATGGACGTGCCCACGGGGACCTCTGTCTACACCCAGTTCTTGAATCCTCGCGGCGGCATCGAAGCAGATGTCACGGTGACGCGCTTCGCCGAGGACAGATTCCTGATCGTCACGGGCCACCCCAGCCAGATTCGCGACCGCGCGTGGCTCGAAGCGCATGCGGATCCGTCCTGGAGGTTCGAAGTCTTCGACGCGACGTCTTCATACTCGTTGCTGACCGTTCACGGACCCAAGGCACGGGCGGTAATCGGATCAATCACGACCGATGATGTGTCCAACGAGGCGTTTCCGTTCGGGGCCGCGCGCGAGCTTGACCTTGCCTATGCGCGCGCCTGGGTCATCCGCCGCTCCTTCCTTGGCGAGCTCGGCTACGAGCTGCTGATACCGACGGAATTCACCGCCGGAGTGTACGAGGCTCTGCTCGTGGCCGGAAAGCCTCATAATCTGCGGCACATCGGTATGTTCGCGATGAACAGTTGCCGCCTCGAGAAGGCGTTCCGACACTTCGGCCACGACATCGGCGAGGATGACACACCTTTCGAAACCGGTCTCGGATTCGCGGTCGATCTGAGCAAAGAACAATTCCTCGGGCGGGAAGTTCTTGAGGCGCAGAAAGCGCAGGGGCCCGCAACCAAGTTCAGGACGGTCTGCGTGTCGGTCGAGAGCGCGTCCGCGCTGGAGGGTCCCTACCTCATTCACAACGAGCCGGTCTGGCGCGATGGCGAACTCGTGGGCCATGTCACCTCGGGAGGTTGGGGCTTCAGGCTCGAACGAATGGTCGGCCTTGCCAGCCTGCATCGTGCCGACGGCGTCACGAAGGCGTGGTTGGACGAGGGCGGTTTCGAGGTCCAGATCGCCGGAGAAATGTGTCCGCTGACGGTGCAACTGCAGCCCTTCTACGATCCGAAGGGCGAGCGGATGCGCGCTTGA
- a CDS encoding Tm-1-like ATP-binding domain-containing protein, translating into MTDKTILIVGTYDTKSDELRYLEECIRSQGGAVLTMDVSVLGDAVGPVDFTKHDVAAAAGSTIEEVINSGDENSAMQIMAAGASVLTARLHAEGRIDGLIAMGGTMGTDLALDCAQALPLGVPKYVISTVSFSPLISADRLSPDIQMILWAGGLYGLNSICKSSLSQAAGAVLGAARAAEPPARSRPVIGMMSLGSSCLSYMMTLKGPLEERGFEVAVFHATGMGGMAFEKLAAEGYFAAVMDFALPELGNLLVGSVINGGKNRLLSAGQKGVPQLVAPGCVDLIDFASWQEIPARFADRPYHAHNRLIASAALTAEERRETAREIGKRLSQAKAPVHVILPNQGIEEWDREGQPAHDPEGLTAFLDEMRSAIRAPVELTEIDAHINDPAFTETVLKIFDDWVRRGIIRKAV; encoded by the coding sequence ATGACTGACAAGACCATACTGATAGTCGGAACATACGACACGAAGTCCGACGAGCTGCGGTATCTGGAGGAGTGCATCCGCAGCCAAGGCGGAGCCGTGCTGACAATGGACGTCAGCGTCCTCGGCGACGCCGTTGGTCCGGTCGACTTCACGAAGCACGACGTCGCGGCTGCGGCGGGCTCGACGATCGAGGAAGTGATCAATTCCGGCGACGAAAACAGCGCGATGCAGATCATGGCGGCGGGAGCGTCCGTGCTGACGGCGAGGCTGCATGCCGAAGGCAGAATCGATGGCCTGATCGCCATGGGGGGCACGATGGGCACGGACCTTGCGCTGGACTGCGCACAGGCGCTGCCGCTGGGCGTCCCGAAATACGTCATTTCGACGGTATCGTTCTCGCCGCTCATTTCGGCGGACCGCCTCTCGCCTGACATCCAGATGATCCTGTGGGCCGGAGGCCTCTACGGGCTGAACTCGATCTGCAAATCCTCGTTGAGCCAAGCCGCGGGAGCGGTTCTCGGAGCGGCGCGGGCGGCGGAGCCTCCGGCCCGGAGCCGCCCGGTGATCGGAATGATGAGCCTGGGAAGCTCCTGCCTTTCCTACATGATGACCCTGAAGGGCCCCCTGGAGGAGCGCGGCTTCGAGGTGGCGGTGTTCCACGCCACAGGCATGGGCGGCATGGCCTTCGAGAAGCTGGCCGCTGAGGGCTACTTCGCGGCGGTCATGGACTTCGCGCTCCCCGAGCTCGGGAACCTCCTGGTCGGTTCGGTGATAAACGGCGGAAAGAACCGTCTGCTCTCGGCAGGACAGAAGGGCGTTCCCCAACTCGTCGCCCCCGGCTGCGTCGATCTAATCGACTTCGCGAGCTGGCAGGAAATTCCGGCACGGTTTGCAGATCGCCCGTACCACGCCCACAACAGGCTGATCGCCTCCGCGGCACTCACTGCGGAAGAACGGAGGGAAACGGCCAGGGAAATCGGGAAGCGCCTCTCCCAGGCGAAAGCTCCGGTCCACGTCATCCTGCCGAACCAGGGCATCGAGGAGTGGGACAGGGAAGGGCAGCCGGCACACGATCCCGAAGGGCTGACCGCCTTCCTCGACGAGATGCGGAGCGCAATCCGCGCCCCGGTGGAGCTGACCGAGATCGATGCGCACATTAACGACCCGGCGTTCACCGAAACCGTTCTCAAGATCTTCGATGACTGGGTGCGCCGCGGAATCATCCGGAAAGCCGTGTGA
- a CDS encoding FAD-dependent oxidoreductase — translation MTLDPRYSVLFEPVKIGPVTAPNRFFAVPHATGHSPLMPNGSIAMRAMKAEGGWGTVAMQLAEIDPSSDISNLPIEKFWDETDIASHARLTARIREHGALSAIEIGHSGMRSRGLANGYPVLGPSSLPVLKPEVPVQAKAMDKEDIRSLRRSYRAAVQRAKQAGYDIVYVYAAHDASVLWHFLTPAYNFRTDEYGGNFENRVRLLREVLEETKEEARDEIAVAIRFAVHELSGPKAILSTGEGRDVVERLAELPDLWDVNVSGWSRDSGTSRFDPEGAQEEFTSFVKTVTSKPVVGVGRFTSPDAMVSQIRRGVLDLIGGARPSIADPFLPNKIKEGRVDEIRECIGCNICVASDAYSIPLRCTQNPTMSEEWRRGWHPERIPAAPEPKNLLVVGSGPAGLECAFTLARAGHQVTVADKSTELGGRVSKECRLKGLSAWSRVRDYRLYQLQQMANVVLYPESEVTADDVADFGADHVFVATGSHWRDDGLGRSRYTAIQGFRGNALTPDHILDGGIIAGSVVVYDDDHYYMGNALAEHLAALGSEVHLVCPLPSIAGWMGYTLEQPRVVAALMEAGVKMYPNTTATGWENGVLRIKRSDTYQELQPIRADNLLTVTARLPNDALGEAIRKSGSVGCTVIGDAVAPGIIQAAVFSGHKAAREFLGTEPENRIFRRETPKLFV, via the coding sequence ATGACATTGGATCCACGCTACAGCGTTCTCTTCGAACCCGTGAAGATCGGACCGGTCACAGCGCCCAACCGCTTCTTCGCAGTGCCCCACGCGACGGGGCATTCGCCCCTGATGCCCAACGGGTCGATAGCCATGCGTGCCATGAAGGCGGAGGGCGGCTGGGGCACCGTCGCGATGCAGCTTGCCGAGATTGATCCCTCCTCGGATATATCGAACCTGCCTATCGAAAAGTTCTGGGATGAGACCGATATCGCCAGCCACGCAAGACTGACTGCGAGAATTCGGGAGCACGGAGCTCTGTCAGCGATCGAGATCGGCCACAGCGGCATGCGATCGCGGGGGCTTGCCAACGGCTACCCCGTACTCGGACCCTCAAGTCTTCCCGTCCTGAAGCCCGAGGTTCCCGTCCAAGCGAAGGCAATGGACAAGGAGGACATCCGGTCGCTTCGCAGGAGCTACCGCGCCGCCGTGCAGCGGGCCAAGCAGGCAGGCTACGACATCGTTTACGTCTACGCGGCTCACGACGCATCTGTTCTGTGGCATTTCCTGACACCCGCCTACAACTTCCGGACGGATGAGTACGGAGGAAATTTCGAGAACCGCGTCCGCTTGCTCCGTGAGGTGCTGGAAGAGACCAAGGAGGAAGCGCGGGACGAGATCGCCGTGGCGATCCGGTTCGCGGTCCATGAGCTATCCGGCCCCAAGGCGATCCTGAGCACGGGTGAGGGGAGGGACGTTGTCGAGCGCCTCGCCGAGCTCCCAGACCTTTGGGACGTCAACGTGTCCGGCTGGAGCCGCGACTCTGGGACGTCGCGCTTCGACCCGGAAGGCGCGCAGGAAGAGTTCACCAGCTTCGTCAAGACCGTGACCAGCAAGCCGGTCGTCGGCGTCGGCCGCTTCACGTCGCCTGATGCAATGGTGAGCCAGATCCGGCGGGGCGTGCTCGACCTGATCGGAGGTGCACGTCCATCGATCGCGGATCCGTTCCTTCCGAACAAGATCAAGGAAGGTCGAGTCGACGAGATACGCGAATGCATCGGCTGCAACATCTGCGTTGCATCGGATGCCTATTCGATCCCCCTGCGCTGTACCCAGAACCCGACGATGAGCGAGGAGTGGCGTCGTGGGTGGCATCCGGAGCGAATTCCAGCCGCGCCGGAGCCGAAAAACCTCCTCGTCGTGGGGTCAGGTCCAGCGGGACTAGAGTGCGCCTTCACGCTCGCGCGCGCCGGGCACCAGGTTACCGTAGCGGACAAGTCAACCGAGCTAGGCGGACGCGTGTCAAAGGAATGCCGTCTAAAAGGCCTCTCCGCATGGAGCCGGGTGCGCGATTACCGTCTCTATCAATTGCAGCAGATGGCGAACGTCGTTCTCTACCCCGAGAGCGAGGTAACGGCTGACGACGTAGCCGATTTCGGAGCCGACCACGTTTTCGTCGCGACGGGCTCCCACTGGAGGGATGATGGACTCGGCCGCAGCCGCTACACCGCTATCCAGGGATTCCGCGGCAACGCCCTGACGCCGGACCACATCCTCGACGGAGGGATCATTGCCGGATCGGTGGTCGTCTATGACGACGATCACTACTACATGGGCAATGCCCTCGCCGAGCACCTCGCCGCGCTCGGGTCCGAAGTGCATCTCGTCTGTCCGCTGCCATCTATCGCGGGGTGGATGGGCTACACGCTGGAGCAGCCGCGCGTCGTTGCGGCGCTGATGGAAGCCGGCGTGAAGATGTACCCGAACACCACGGCCACCGGCTGGGAGAACGGCGTTCTCCGCATCAAACGCAGTGACACGTACCAGGAGCTTCAGCCCATTAGGGCCGACAACCTTCTCACGGTGACCGCAAGGCTGCCGAACGATGCGCTTGGGGAAGCAATCAGGAAGTCCGGCTCCGTCGGCTGCACTGTCATCGGGGATGCCGTCGCCCCGGGCATCATCCAGGCGGCGGTGTTCTCAGGACACAAGGCTGCCAGGGAATTTCTTGGCACCGAACCGGAGAACAGGATCTTCCGGCGCGAGACGCCGAAGCTGTTCGTCTAG
- a CDS encoding MarR family winged helix-turn-helix transcriptional regulator, giving the protein MEKFFDLDRFLPFRLNRAAEAVSLRFAEHYKRMHGMTRPEWRTLAALGAYKSLTATQIGGHSGMHKTKVSRAVFALEKRRWLRRREDASDRRIEHLELTALGMRTYQELSSAALEYQAELQRAMGPELMSAIELGLAAIESRFVDPSALAGGSP; this is encoded by the coding sequence ATGGAGAAATTTTTCGATCTGGATCGCTTCCTGCCTTTCAGGCTCAATCGGGCCGCGGAGGCGGTGAGCCTTCGTTTCGCCGAGCACTACAAGCGGATGCACGGAATGACACGTCCTGAGTGGCGGACGCTGGCTGCCTTGGGTGCCTACAAGAGTCTGACGGCAACGCAGATCGGCGGGCACTCCGGCATGCACAAGACGAAGGTGAGCCGCGCCGTATTCGCTCTCGAAAAGCGCCGTTGGTTGAGGAGGCGGGAGGACGCCTCGGATCGCAGGATCGAACATCTCGAACTGACGGCATTGGGAATGCGGACCTACCAGGAGCTTTCGTCCGCCGCCCTCGAATATCAGGCAGAGCTTCAGCGGGCGATGGGCCCTGAGTTGATGTCGGCGATCGAACTCGGGCTCGCGGCGATCGAAAGCCGCTTTGTCGACCCATCGGCCCTTGCAGGAGGTTCGCCGTGA
- the hmgA gene encoding homogentisate 1,2-dioxygenase encodes MSSAASQNSLQYMPGFGNDFETESLPGALPQGQNSPQKCNYGLYAEQLSGSPFTAPRGTNERSWLYRIRPSVRHTRRFSNASYPMWKSAPCLDEHSLPLGQLRWDPIPAPEEALNFLEGVRTMTAAGDVMTQVGMAAHAYVFNEDMVDDYFFNSDGELLIVPQVGTLRVFTEMGIMDVEPSEICLVPRGMMFKVLRVGNADVWRGYICENYGAKFTLPDRGPIGANCLANPRDFKTPVAAFEDKETPCRVHVKWCGKFFVTEIGHSPLDVVAWHGNYAPFKYDLRTFSPVGAILFDHPDPSIFTVLTAPTEEVGTANVDFVIFPPRWMVAEHTFRPPWYHRNIMSEFMGLIHGQYDAKEEGFVPGGMSLHNMMLPHGPDASGFEKASSGDLKPVKLDHTMAFMFETRFPQQLTRYAAELETLQDNYLECWDGLERKFDGTAGVK; translated from the coding sequence ATGTCGAGTGCAGCAAGCCAGAACAGCCTCCAATACATGCCGGGTTTCGGAAATGACTTCGAGACGGAGTCGCTGCCCGGCGCTCTGCCTCAGGGACAGAACAGTCCGCAGAAGTGCAACTACGGTCTCTATGCCGAGCAGCTTTCAGGCTCACCGTTCACCGCGCCGCGTGGCACGAACGAACGTTCCTGGCTCTACAGAATTCGGCCAAGCGTGCGCCACACGCGTCGCTTTTCGAACGCCAGCTATCCTATGTGGAAGTCCGCGCCTTGCCTCGACGAACACTCTCTGCCGCTGGGCCAGCTTCGCTGGGATCCGATCCCCGCTCCCGAAGAGGCATTGAACTTCCTGGAAGGTGTGCGGACCATGACCGCCGCCGGCGATGTGATGACCCAGGTCGGCATGGCCGCGCACGCCTACGTGTTCAACGAGGATATGGTCGATGACTACTTTTTCAACTCCGACGGTGAACTGCTCATCGTGCCCCAGGTGGGAACGCTCAGGGTATTCACCGAGATGGGGATCATGGACGTGGAGCCCTCGGAGATCTGCCTCGTCCCGCGTGGTATGATGTTCAAGGTCCTGCGCGTTGGCAACGCGGACGTCTGGCGCGGCTACATCTGCGAAAACTACGGGGCGAAGTTCACGCTGCCGGACCGCGGACCGATCGGCGCGAACTGCCTGGCCAATCCTCGGGACTTCAAGACGCCCGTTGCCGCGTTTGAGGACAAGGAGACTCCCTGCAGGGTGCACGTGAAGTGGTGCGGGAAATTCTTCGTGACCGAAATCGGCCACTCGCCCCTCGACGTGGTCGCGTGGCACGGCAACTACGCGCCGTTCAAATATGATCTGCGGACCTTTTCCCCGGTCGGCGCGATCCTCTTCGATCACCCGGATCCATCTATCTTCACCGTGCTGACCGCGCCGACGGAAGAGGTGGGCACAGCCAACGTCGACTTCGTGATCTTCCCGCCGCGCTGGATGGTGGCCGAACACACATTCAGGCCACCCTGGTACCACCGCAACATCATGAGCGAGTTCATGGGCCTCATTCATGGCCAGTACGATGCGAAGGAGGAGGGGTTCGTTCCGGGTGGGATGAGCCTTCACAACATGATGCTGCCGCACGGGCCCGATGCGTCAGGTTTCGAAAAGGCGTCCAGCGGCGACCTGAAGCCCGTCAAGCTGGACCACACGATGGCCTTCATGTTCGAGACGCGTTTTCCTCAGCAACTGACCAGATATGCGGCAGAGCTCGAGACGCTGCAGGACAACTACCTCGAATGCTGGGATGGCCTGGAGCGGAAGTTCGACGGAACCGCCGGGGTGAAATGA